A region from the Halobellus litoreus genome encodes:
- a CDS encoding cytidylyltransferase domain-containing protein, producing MKTVACIQARMGSSRLPGKVMLPLDGNHVIEHVIRRVASSDSIDEIVVATSDKKRDDIINLYADRSGATVFRGSEENVLERMFDAANESSADIVVRVTADCPLVSPRFIDTAVDKLSDGYEYVSARSEQTFPHGLRVGAFTFDSFRTVKEESTESRHREHVTPYYYENPDKFNLYDILSDEVFDYENLQNRTDLRLTLDESNDYELLRRIYDEVDYDRIIDLLDAVRYIDKNDLSEINQHVEQKKI from the coding sequence ATGAAAACGGTAGCTTGCATACAAGCGCGTATGGGCTCATCACGTTTGCCTGGAAAGGTAATGTTGCCACTTGATGGTAACCACGTGATAGAACACGTTATCCGAAGAGTTGCTTCATCAGATAGTATCGATGAAATTGTCGTTGCCACCTCAGATAAGAAGCGCGACGATATCATTAACCTCTACGCAGATCGTTCAGGCGCGACTGTCTTTCGCGGAAGTGAAGAAAATGTCCTCGAAAGGATGTTTGACGCTGCCAATGAGAGTAGCGCAGATATTGTAGTTCGAGTTACAGCCGATTGTCCACTTGTTTCTCCAAGATTTATCGATACAGCGGTCGACAAATTGTCCGACGGCTATGAGTATGTCTCAGCACGATCTGAGCAAACATTTCCCCACGGATTGAGAGTAGGTGCATTTACTTTCGATTCATTTCGAACTGTTAAAGAGGAATCCACCGAATCTCGACATCGAGAACATGTAACCCCGTACTACTACGAGAACCCAGACAAATTCAATCTGTACGATATTCTATCCGATGAGGTGTTCGATTATGAAAACCTGCAGAATAGAACGGATTTACGTCTTACACTTGATGAATCGAATGATTACGAACTTCTCCGCCGAATATACGACGAAGTAGATTATGATCGAATCATAGATTTACTTGATGCAGTACGCTATATTGACAAAAATGATCTAAGTGAAATAAACCAGCACGTAGAGCAAAAGAAAATATGA
- a CDS encoding ATP-grasp domain-containing protein, whose protein sequence is MARVLTTAAGSDIGVGAIQSLEQAGHNVVAVDMDSYSAGLYIADDAATVPPATHDDWPNAMSAIVQQYDVDVVIPLIDPELSELSRLREALCDTVPILTPRIQLVSSLQDKFEACKLLSKKGLPVPETCLASDAAHLSPSDFPRFVKPRVAHGSRGTYLAHSMTDVEDFVEESQYPMDDMLIQQYIEGTEYTSNVTVTQENELLSIVTKEVPIKRGNTIWGVTRNSPPIKNLCEDVYESLDPSGPLNVQQILAEDGTPYILEINPRFSGSSCLTVEAGVNEFDLLVRAALGEEVNRSQTFKEGIGILRYTDQIYIREDSVLTEWEPDH, encoded by the coding sequence ATGGCTCGGGTACTCACGACAGCAGCCGGGAGCGATATCGGTGTTGGTGCCATCCAATCTCTAGAGCAAGCAGGTCATAACGTTGTCGCGGTTGATATGGATTCATACAGTGCTGGTCTGTATATTGCCGACGATGCGGCCACAGTCCCGCCAGCGACACACGACGACTGGCCCAATGCGATGTCGGCTATTGTCCAGCAGTACGATGTGGATGTCGTTATTCCGCTTATTGACCCTGAACTAAGCGAACTCTCACGGCTTCGAGAAGCCTTATGCGACACTGTACCTATTCTTACACCGCGCATACAACTCGTCTCCAGCCTCCAAGATAAGTTTGAAGCATGCAAACTGCTCTCCAAAAAAGGATTGCCGGTCCCCGAGACGTGTCTTGCTTCCGATGCCGCACATTTATCGCCCTCAGATTTCCCGCGATTCGTGAAACCGAGAGTCGCACACGGGAGTCGTGGTACATATTTGGCACACTCTATGACGGATGTAGAAGATTTCGTGGAAGAGAGCCAGTATCCGATGGATGATATGCTGATTCAACAATATATCGAGGGAACTGAATACACTTCGAACGTGACAGTCACCCAAGAGAATGAATTGTTATCTATTGTCACAAAAGAGGTGCCAATCAAGAGAGGTAATACCATTTGGGGAGTCACTCGCAACAGCCCCCCAATCAAGAATTTATGTGAAGATGTCTATGAATCTCTCGATCCATCGGGGCCACTGAATGTCCAACAGATACTGGCTGAAGATGGCACACCGTATATTCTCGAAATCAACCCACGGTTTTCAGGTTCGTCTTGCCTCACGGTTGAAGCAGGTGTCAACGAGTTTGATCTCCTTGTTCGAGCTGCACTTGGCGAAGAAGTTAATCGCTCGCAGACATTCAAAGAGGGAATTGGAATTCTCAGATACACCGATCAAATATACATTCGTGAAGATTCAGTGCTTACCGAGTGGGAGCCAGATCACTAA
- a CDS encoding NAD-dependent epimerase/dehydratase family protein codes for MPLDNDDDSNTVLIIGGTRFIGRHLVDELARNKYDISIFTRGNRELFSGDKQIEHLEGDRTNTNALKRAKRTVSPDIVFDMVAYKPEHVRTATSIFSNVDSYVYVSSGYAYNQVPPVARTSTHDVPLREGVTKLHSYPEDTAEISNASYGEKKAEGDRIVFNAAKNNVHAMSVRPMVVYGPYDHTERFAYWVNRVNNYDRVLVPGGGESLQHLAYVKDVARALRIVAEQGEPGEAYNVADENTFSLAQGLAIISDNLNTDIELVAASERELSVHKLSASDFPLYVPAPTMVSLQKLKSLGWTSTNRTKAVSKTIDAHLETERTGENIGPSREAESAAIQDIIK; via the coding sequence ATGCCGCTTGATAACGATGATGACAGTAATACCGTTCTCATAATTGGGGGTACCCGGTTCATCGGCCGGCATCTCGTAGACGAACTAGCCAGAAATAAATACGATATTTCGATATTCACACGTGGGAACAGGGAGTTGTTTAGTGGTGATAAGCAGATCGAGCACTTAGAAGGAGATAGGACAAATACAAACGCGCTTAAACGCGCCAAGAGAACTGTTAGCCCCGATATTGTTTTTGATATGGTAGCCTACAAGCCGGAACACGTTCGCACTGCTACCTCTATTTTCTCGAACGTTGACTCCTACGTCTATGTTTCGTCTGGATACGCTTATAACCAGGTTCCGCCAGTAGCAAGAACTTCGACTCATGATGTCCCGCTCCGCGAAGGAGTCACGAAACTACATTCGTATCCCGAAGATACTGCTGAGATTTCAAATGCGAGCTATGGTGAAAAAAAGGCCGAGGGTGATCGGATTGTGTTCAACGCTGCTAAAAACAATGTTCACGCAATGTCGGTACGGCCGATGGTAGTATATGGGCCGTATGATCACACAGAGCGCTTCGCTTATTGGGTGAACCGGGTTAATAATTATGACCGGGTTCTTGTACCCGGAGGCGGTGAATCACTTCAACACTTAGCGTACGTAAAAGATGTCGCTCGCGCACTACGAATCGTTGCTGAACAAGGAGAGCCTGGCGAAGCATATAATGTGGCTGACGAAAACACTTTTTCGCTGGCACAAGGGCTAGCGATAATCTCGGACAATTTAAATACGGATATTGAACTTGTGGCGGCAAGCGAGCGAGAACTGTCCGTACATAAGCTTAGTGCGTCGGACTTTCCATTGTATGTGCCCGCGCCAACGATGGTATCGTTACAAAAACTGAAGAGTTTGGGGTGGACCTCAACAAATCGCACAAAAGCAGTTAGCAAAACCATTGACGCTCATCTTGAGACAGAACGAACTGGAGAGAATATCGGGCCATCGCGTGAGGCTGAGAGTGCCGCAATTCAAGACATTATAAAGTAA
- a CDS encoding metallophosphoesterase family protein has product MKVLIISDVHANRPALNAVLANVPSYDLIIHSGDILGYGPYPNDVVERFKELNVISITGNHDRAVLSSNFDFPEIPTEIVYWTRDQLTDSNRKYLEQLPLEKSIEIDQTSVQLVHGSPQDPDEYVYPDDISSDLVVDEDILVYGHTHYPIIVSIDGCLVLNPGSVGQPRDGDLRGSYILYDTESGAVELNRFDYPRKVVTEKILQSQIPSDATTYFDGS; this is encoded by the coding sequence ATGAAAGTTCTCATAATCAGTGATGTTCATGCCAACCGTCCAGCATTAAATGCAGTTCTTGCTAATGTCCCATCTTATGATCTCATTATACATAGTGGGGATATTCTCGGGTATGGTCCGTATCCAAACGATGTAGTCGAACGATTCAAAGAACTGAATGTTATTTCAATAACTGGAAACCACGACCGAGCTGTACTCTCCAGTAACTTCGATTTTCCAGAGATTCCGACAGAGATTGTCTATTGGACGCGAGATCAACTCACGGACTCGAATAGGAAATATCTTGAACAGTTACCGCTGGAAAAATCAATTGAGATCGATCAAACATCGGTACAACTCGTTCATGGGTCGCCACAGGATCCTGATGAGTACGTGTATCCCGACGACATTTCGTCAGACCTTGTTGTTGATGAAGATATATTGGTGTATGGTCATACACATTATCCTATTATTGTTTCAATTGACGGATGTCTTGTGCTGAATCCGGGTAGTGTCGGACAGCCTCGTGATGGGGACCTGAGAGGGTCATACATACTTTATGATACAGAGTCCGGTGCCGTTGAATTGAATCGATTCGACTATCCAAGAAAAGTTGTCACTGAGAAAATATTGCAATCACAGATTCCCTCGGATGCAACAACATATTTTGATGGTAGCTAG
- the pseG gene encoding UDP-2,4-diacetamido-2,4,6-trideoxy-beta-L-altropyranose hydrolase, whose translation MNYLAIRADGDSEIGYGHLVRSSVLAQKFLQNGYQVTYLTQTPSAVSNICPDEVETFRLKSEGIEETLLWIKKHEPTIVLTDSYEVDTKSQKQISKSPSTLVTITDDTRFKLCCDVNVNGNVYAPELNYDWIGEKPQMLLGPDYLLMREEFQHLATKTPPWRDPPERALITFGGSDVNDVTPDAIRAFDGFDIEIDVIIGPGFENQDQIKDAAESTNAELNLLQNPDDLSQRMFKADFAVSATGSTVYELLATGTPIIGIPQSDNQRPVANSLSDSILQCERDELRESVLRLVTDSDLRRTMKESGEELVDARGIQRIYSMLTG comes from the coding sequence ATGAACTACCTCGCTATTCGTGCAGATGGTGATTCTGAAATCGGATATGGGCATCTTGTTCGATCGAGTGTATTAGCACAGAAGTTTCTACAAAACGGTTATCAAGTCACATATCTGACTCAGACACCATCTGCAGTCAGCAATATTTGTCCAGATGAAGTTGAAACATTCCGATTAAAATCCGAAGGTATTGAAGAGACTCTACTATGGATCAAGAAACACGAGCCAACGATAGTTCTCACAGATTCATACGAGGTTGATACCAAATCTCAGAAACAGATCTCCAAGTCTCCATCGACACTAGTAACAATAACCGACGATACCCGGTTCAAGCTTTGTTGCGATGTGAACGTAAATGGTAACGTCTATGCACCAGAGCTTAATTATGACTGGATCGGCGAAAAGCCGCAAATGCTCTTGGGACCGGACTATCTACTAATGCGTGAAGAATTCCAGCATCTCGCTACTAAAACTCCTCCTTGGCGTGATCCCCCTGAGCGTGCGCTTATCACCTTTGGTGGTAGTGATGTGAACGACGTAACGCCTGATGCGATTCGCGCGTTTGATGGCTTTGATATCGAGATTGATGTGATAATCGGACCCGGATTTGAAAACCAAGATCAGATAAAAGACGCAGCGGAGTCAACAAACGCCGAATTGAATCTTCTACAGAATCCGGATGACCTCTCACAACGTATGTTCAAAGCCGATTTCGCGGTGAGTGCGACGGGGAGCACCGTCTATGAGCTTCTCGCGACAGGAACTCCGATAATTGGAATCCCTCAATCGGATAACCAGCGTCCTGTGGCGAATTCGCTGTCGGACAGTATACTGCAGTGTGAAAGAGATGAACTGCGAGAGTCTGTATTGAGGCTCGTCACCGACAGCGATCTGAGACGAACTATGAAAGAGAGCGGCGAAGAATTAGTAGATGCCAGGGGAATCCAGAGAATATACTCGATGCTGACGGGTTAG
- a CDS encoding sulfatase-like hydrolase/transferase codes for MGKNNSMRPSNGVWLILDSLSYNSTPFASDGPDSMPRFQTLAEDEGVIFSEAYAPGPFSPSSHASFFTGELPSTTGMYEAYPFFNSDIPTIADFLSETHRTSLISVNHFLFQGLERGFDYVNDIGRTYMHFQNASDPKDYSKKYNSDPRLKRFVDFLRDDGKPFKSVVNGLKYRFGEKNIKPKEWGDERDFQYADTMGEMILDQLSSHKDDSFVVANFMDLHGPFDVSDEALNKFFSDTDRSEIPLGVVPRRDKLRGEKSYDPAKMYNLYKAAIWDLDRKFTSLVKDLIDNDIFVAVCADHGWYDTNSAYSDERLHIPVVLFSPEEENRRISHTVSLRQLPRTTAEVLLGDGGEFNGPSLLKTESDQVAVSEVVHKPNEIYEKTKRVYVNRPSQGAEPNEIQRDLVLFKGDAKVQFVDGSCDVIRGDSTIADELIEQGQNILDSPINYPDGDQIMYDERTEDRLKHLGYLS; via the coding sequence ATGGGAAAAAACAACTCTATGCGGCCTTCAAACGGTGTCTGGCTGATACTTGATTCTCTCTCATACAATTCGACTCCTTTTGCAAGTGATGGGCCGGATTCTATGCCAAGATTTCAAACACTTGCAGAAGACGAGGGTGTGATTTTTTCTGAGGCATACGCACCAGGTCCATTTAGTCCCTCTTCACATGCTTCATTCTTTACTGGAGAGCTACCCTCTACGACTGGGATGTACGAAGCATATCCGTTTTTTAATTCTGATATTCCAACTATAGCTGACTTTTTAAGCGAAACACACAGAACGAGCCTTATTTCTGTAAATCACTTTTTATTCCAAGGCTTAGAAAGGGGATTCGATTACGTGAATGATATTGGTCGGACTTATATGCATTTCCAAAATGCGAGTGATCCAAAGGATTACTCAAAAAAATACAACAGTGATCCGAGACTGAAACGGTTTGTTGATTTCCTCCGCGACGACGGGAAGCCTTTTAAATCAGTTGTGAATGGGCTAAAATATAGATTCGGAGAAAAAAACATCAAGCCCAAAGAGTGGGGAGATGAGAGAGATTTCCAGTATGCCGATACTATGGGTGAGATGATTTTAGATCAGCTCTCCTCGCATAAAGACGATTCATTTGTTGTAGCGAACTTTATGGATCTTCATGGCCCCTTTGATGTAAGCGATGAAGCCCTCAATAAGTTCTTCTCAGATACAGATCGGTCCGAAATTCCGTTGGGAGTTGTCCCTCGTCGAGATAAATTACGTGGTGAGAAATCCTATGACCCGGCCAAGATGTACAATCTATACAAAGCAGCTATCTGGGATCTTGACCGCAAATTCACCTCTTTAGTGAAGGATCTAATAGACAATGACATCTTCGTTGCTGTATGTGCAGACCACGGATGGTACGATACCAATTCTGCGTACTCCGATGAAAGGCTGCATATTCCGGTCGTTCTATTTTCCCCTGAAGAAGAAAATCGAAGAATCAGTCATACAGTAAGTCTCCGACAACTTCCTAGAACCACTGCTGAAGTTTTGCTTGGAGATGGGGGAGAGTTCAATGGACCATCACTTCTCAAAACGGAATCAGATCAAGTAGCCGTTTCTGAAGTCGTGCATAAGCCAAACGAGATCTATGAAAAGACCAAGCGGGTATACGTTAATAGGCCTTCACAAGGAGCAGAACCAAATGAAATCCAACGTGACTTGGTCTTATTTAAGGGGGATGCCAAAGTTCAATTCGTAGATGGAAGTTGTGATGTTATTAGAGGAGATTCTACGATCGCTGATGAATTGATTGAGCAGGGACAAAATATCCTAGATTCACCAATTAATTACCCAGACGGGGATCAGATTATGTATGATGAGCGAACGGAAGATAGGCTCAAACACTTGGGCTATTTGTCATAG
- a CDS encoding DUF4910 domain-containing protein, translated as MYIENESEWLSRLFDDLWPVTRSITGPGLRKSLKIFREEIPLEIEGVPSGTDVFDWEIPPEWHIYEGRLTGPDRNIYADFDETNLAVVNYSKAVNGSFSLDELKPHLYTDPSVPDATPYVTSYYERTWGFCLPHQVYEELPEGEYYAHIDSEFVDGELNFGHTVLPGESDEEVLLSSYLCHPSLANNELSGPLVLAALYHRLSEWENRQFTYRFVLCPETIGSIAYLSEYGDHLKDALVGGLVLTCLGGPSESLSYKTSRRENALIDKTVQNLKEQSDKGFKIRQFTPTGGSDERQYCSPGFNLPVGQIARTVYGQYDGYHNSNDDKEFMGIDSLIQSVDLIENLLQSFEYAGYYENQKPYGEPMLGKRDLYPNINSPQQWERANSVVNEQEFLNRILTVLNYSDGEHAMVEIADDYGCPMDEMIPVVETLLDHNLLQRVLTSYDK; from the coding sequence TGTATATCGAGAATGAGTCAGAGTGGCTGAGTAGACTTTTTGATGATCTCTGGCCAGTGACGAGAAGTATAACTGGCCCGGGCCTACGAAAGAGCCTCAAGATCTTTCGAGAGGAAATACCGCTCGAAATTGAAGGGGTACCATCGGGTACAGACGTTTTCGATTGGGAAATACCCCCTGAATGGCACATCTATGAGGGACGTCTTACCGGCCCAGACCGAAATATCTACGCTGATTTTGATGAAACGAACCTTGCTGTAGTAAATTATTCTAAAGCAGTTAATGGGTCTTTTTCACTTGACGAATTAAAACCGCACCTGTATACTGACCCGAGTGTACCTGATGCAACACCCTATGTCACCAGTTACTATGAACGAACGTGGGGATTTTGTCTTCCACACCAAGTCTACGAAGAGTTACCTGAAGGTGAATACTATGCCCACATTGATAGCGAATTCGTGGATGGAGAATTAAATTTTGGACATACCGTTTTGCCGGGTGAATCAGACGAAGAAGTACTACTCAGTTCCTATCTCTGTCACCCATCACTTGCGAATAACGAACTAAGTGGGCCATTAGTTCTTGCAGCACTATACCATCGTCTCTCCGAGTGGGAGAATAGACAGTTCACGTATCGTTTCGTTCTTTGTCCCGAAACGATTGGTAGCATCGCTTATTTGTCTGAATACGGCGATCATCTAAAAGACGCACTCGTCGGCGGTCTTGTTCTGACCTGTCTTGGTGGACCTAGTGAGAGCCTTAGTTACAAGACTAGTCGTCGAGAAAATGCTCTTATTGACAAAACAGTTCAAAATTTAAAAGAACAAAGTGACAAAGGATTCAAAATTCGTCAATTTACACCAACAGGTGGATCCGACGAAAGGCAGTACTGCTCGCCCGGATTTAACCTCCCTGTGGGGCAGATAGCAAGAACGGTTTACGGTCAATATGACGGTTACCACAATTCAAACGATGATAAAGAATTTATGGGAATTGATTCTCTTATTCAGAGTGTTGATCTAATTGAAAATCTACTACAATCTTTTGAATACGCTGGCTATTATGAGAATCAAAAGCCATACGGAGAGCCTATGCTTGGGAAACGTGATCTCTATCCAAATATAAATAGTCCCCAACAATGGGAAAGGGCGAATTCAGTGGTGAATGAACAAGAATTCTTAAATCGGATTCTGACTGTTCTCAACTATAGCGACGGAGAACACGCTATGGTAGAGATCGCGGATGATTACGGCTGTCCTATGGATGAGATGATACCCGTCGTTGAGACCCTTTTAGACCACAACCTACTACAAAGGGTATTGACGAGCTATGACAAATAG